Within Enterobacter sp. RHBSTW-00175, the genomic segment ATCATCGCCAGTGCGATCCCCGTGTTTCCGCTGGTCGCTTCAATCAGCACGTCACCGGGCTTAATCTCGCCGCGTTTTTCCGCCTGGACAATCATCGACAATGCCGCTCTGTCCTTGACAGAGCCCGCCGGGTTATTGCCTTCGAGTTTGACCCAGATTTCGCTGCCGTTGTCCGGCCCCATGCGCTGAAGTTTGACCAGAGGAGTATTGCCGATGGTATGTTCTAATGTACTCATGCTCGTTGCCCAATAAAAAGCCCGGTGGCGCTTTCGCTTACCGGGCCTACAGAGAGCATGATTGTAGGCCGGGTAAGCGCAGCGCCACCCGGCAAAACTACGTGACCTTAACCTATCAGGCTGACTCCGCCAGAGCAATATCCTCGCGCGTTTCAATACGTTCATTACCGTGGTAAATCCGCGCATGTTGCAAGCCAACAAACAGACGCTCGCCCCGGAACGGCGGCTCTTCATCACGCATAACCACAGTCAGAGGTTCGGTGTACCAGCCCAGTGGCTGTACTACCAATTGGGTGTAGTGACCTTTAGGGCTAGCTTCCAGAACCTGCACCGGCAGCGGTGAGTCGAGACTGGTGCGACGGCTCACATCCACTTCCCACGGGCGCAGGAACAGATCGACCGGCCCCTGATGCGCAGAGGTATAGCCCAGAGGCCAACGGTGCGCACCCACATGGAATTGTCCCCCGCGAATGGTGCCCTGTAAGCGGTTCACTTCGCCCATAAACTCCAGCACAAAACGGGTCGCCGGTTCACGCCAGAGCTGTTCTGGTTCATCAACCTGCTCAATGTTCCCCTGGCTCATCACCACTACGCGGTCGGCCACTTCCATCGCCTCTTCCTGGTCGTGGGTCACGAAGACGCTGGTGAACTTCAGCTCTTCATGCAACTGACGCAGCCAGCGACGCAGCTCTTTACGCACCTGCGCATCCAGCGCGCCGAAGGGTTCATCCAGCAGCAGAATTTGCGGTTCAACAGCTAATGCACGCGCCAGCGCGACACGCTGCTTCTGCCCGCCAGACAGCTGAGCCGGGAAGCGGTCTGCCAGGTGGGCAAGCTGTACCATCTCCAGCAGTTTGGTGACTTTCGCCTTAATGGTGGCGGCATCCGGGCGTTCGCGACGCGGCAACACAGTCAAACCGAAAGCGATGTTATCGAACACCGTCATATGGCGGAACAGCGCGTAATGCTGGAACACAAAGCCAACCTTACGGTCGCGGGCATGAAGACGGCTCACGTCTGTGCCGTGGAAACGGATGTGCCCGCTGGTCTGATGCTCAAGCCCGGCGATAATACGCAGCAATGTGGTTTTACCGGAACCAGACGGCCCCAGCAGAGCCACCATTTGTCCGGAAGGGATATCCAGCGAGATATCATTCAGCACCTGGGTGCGACCAAAAGACTTCTTAATATTGGCAATCTCAATGCTCATGATTTCCCTCCTGATGCTGACGTTTTTCCTGATTCTCTAAACGCCACTGCACCACACTCTTCAAAAACAGGGTCAAAATAGCCATCAGCGTCAGTAACGCTGCGGCGGTAAAGGAACCGACGGTGTTGTAGTCCTGTTGCAGTAACTCAATCTGTAACGGCAGCGACAAGGTTTCGCCGCGGATAGAGCCGGATACCACCGACACCGCGCCAAACTCGCCAATCGCACGGGCATTGGTCAACACCACGCCGTAAAGCAGCGCCCAGCGGATGTTTGGCAGCGTGACGCGACGGAACATCTGCCAGCCAGATGCGCCCAGCAGTACCGCCGCTTCGTCTTCATTGCTGCCCTGGCTTAACATCACCGGCACCAGCTCGCGCACCACAAACGGACAGGTCACAAACACCGTCACCAGCACCATGCCCGGCCAGGCGAACATGACTTGCAGGTTGTGTTCATCAAGCCAGCCACCCAGCGGGCCATTGGAGCCGTAAAACAGCAGATAAACCAGACCGGCCACCACAGGTGACACTGCAAACGGGATATCCAGAAGGGTCAGCAGCAGCTGACGTCCCGGGAAGTTAAAGCGCGTCACCAGCCAGGCCAGCAGCGTACCGAACACCAGGTTCACCGGCACGGTGATCAATGCAATCAGTACGGTCAGCCAGATGGCATGCAGCATATCCGGGTTCGCCAGGTTTTCCAGCGCAGGCATCAACCCCTTGCTGAACGCCTGAACGAAGATATAAATCGTCGGCACGACGAGAATAAAGGCGGAAACCAGCACGCCCGCCCCAATCAGAAACCATTTACCCCAGTTGATACGGGGTGCATCGTATCGCTTCAATTGCGTAACTTCCGCCATCAGTGACCTACCACACGTCGACCAAAGCGACTTTGCAGAGTGTTAATCGAGTACAACAGCAGCAGCGAGGCCGCAAGGATCACCGAAGCAATCGCGCTCGCCGCCGGATAATCAAACTCCTGCAGACGGATGAAAATCATCAGCGAGGTCACTTCCGTTTTCCAGGCGATGTTCCCGGCGATAAAAATCACCGCACCGAACTCACCGAGGCTGCGGGTAAACGACAGCGCAACACCCGCCATCAGCGCCGGAGACAGCTCTGGCAGAACCACTTTGCGGAAGCTCTGCCAGCGCGTAGCTCCCAGCGTTTCTGCCGCTTCTTCGTATTCCGGGCCTAACTCTTCCAGAACAGGCTGAACGGTACGCACCACAAACGGAATACTGGTAAAGGCCATCGCCACGGCAATACCAAGCCAGGTGTAGGTCACTTTGATATCAAACTTCGCTAGCCATTCGCCGTAAAAACCGTTCACGGAAAAGAGCGATGCCAGGGTTAAACCGGCTACCGCCGTCGGCAGGGCAAAGGGCAAATCCATTAACGCATCGAGCAACGTGCGGCCCGGGAAACGGTAGCGGGTTAAAATCCACGCCATCAGCAGGCCAAACACGCCGTTAAAAATGGAGGCGACAAACGCTGACAGCAGCGTCACTTTATAGGCCGCCACCACCTGAGGGTTGGTGACCACTTCCCAGTACTGCGCCCAGCTCATCTGCGCAAGCTGCATCACCAACGCGCTGAGCGGCAAAAGCAAAATCAGGCAGACGTACAGCAGGCTGGTTCCGAGGCTTAAGGTAAAGCCCGGCAGCACGCGTTTAGTCGATACTGCAAACATTACTTATGCCCCGCCGCCAGCAATTTGTCTAACTCACCGCCACTGGCAAAATGTGTTTTCATCACATCAGGCCAGGAGCCGAAATGGTCTTCCACGCGGAACAGTTCGGTCTGCGGGAATTTGTCCTTCAGTTTGTTCATCACTTCCGGGTTATTCACACGGTAGTAGTAATCAGTAATAACAGTCTGCGCCTGCGGGCTGTACAGATAGTTGAGGTAGGCTTTCGCCGCTTTCTCTGTACCGTTGGCTGCAACGTTTTTATCCACCCACGCTACCGGGAACTCGGCCAGGATGTTGGTTTTCGGGATAACAACTTCAAAGCCCTGCGCTTCGTACTGTTTACGGATGTTGTTCACTTCCGATTCAAAGCTGATCAGCACATCGCCCAGACCGCGTTCCGCGAAGGTGGTGGTCGCGCCGCGACCGCCGGTATCAAACACTTCGACGTTTTTCAGGAACTGGGTCATGAACTGCTCGGTTTTGGCTTTATCGTTACCGTCAGCTTTGTCCGCTGCGCCCCACGCCGCCAGATAGGTATAACGTGCGTTTCCGGAGGTTTTCGGATTCGGGAAAATCAGTTTTACGTCAGAACGCACCAGGTCGTTCCAGTCGTGGATATTTTTCGGGTTGCCCTTACGCACCAGGAAACCCATGGTGGAGTAGAATGGGGAACTGTTATTCGGCAGACGGCTCTGCCAGTCCGCCGGGAGCAGCTTGCCTTTGTCATGCAGGATCTGCACGTCCGTCACCTGGTTATAGGTCACCACATCCGCTTTCAGGCCCTGAAGGATCGCCAGCGCCTGTTTGGACGAGCCCGCATGAGATTGTTTGATGGTCAGCTTATCGCCGTTGTTCTCTTTCGCCCACTGCTGTTCAAACGGTGGGTTCAGGGCGGCAAACAGCTCGCGAGACACATCATAAGAACTGTTCAACAGCTCAGTTGCCTGCGCCTGTGCCACCAGCAGTAAACCTGCCAGCGCCAGAGATCCTTTTTTCAGTACAGTAACGGCCATTGAGCACCCTTATAAATGTGATGACTATCTAATGGTCATAATATTTATAACGAGTACGAAAGGAGTAACGGTTTTATATACCGTTTGGTGATTTACAAGCAGAAAAGAGAATAAGGGGAAATCCCCTCTCCCGGCGGGAGAGGGAGAAAGGCAATTACAGCGCCAGCAGACGCTCAACGGACGGAGCGAAGTAATAGCCGCCGGTCACCGGTTTGGTGAAACGCAGCATCGCATCGCGCTTGCCGTCGGTATCACCAAACATGCTCAGTAGTTGCTGTTCGATATTGTACAAACGCGCGCAGTACGCGCAGAAGTACAGGCCATGCGTGCCGCTCGCTGTGCCATACGGCAGGCTCTGGCGAACAATTTTCAGGCCTTTACCGTCTTCTTTCAGGTCAACACGAGTCAGGTGAGACGTAACCGGACGGTCGTCGCCGTCGATCTCTTCGTTGGCTTCTTTGGTACGACCGATCATCATCTCCTGGTCGTGCACGCTCATGCGGTTAAGCTGGTTGAGGTTGTGCTCCCAGCGCTGCACGAACACATAGCTGCCGCCTGCGTCCACACCGTCTTTGATCACCGCCACTTCGCGGCGCGTTTCTTCACCCGCCGGGTTTTCAGTACCGTCGACAAAGCCGCTCAGATCGCGCTCTTCTACCCAACGGAAACCGTGCACTTCTTCCTGCACGTCGATGCTGTCGCCAAACGCTGCTACCGCCGCCTGCGCAACAGAGAAGTTCACGTCATGACGCAAAGAGAGAATATGAATCAGAACATCGTACTGGGTCGCTGGCGCAAGACCTTTACCGTAAGGGATAAAGTCTTTCAGCTCTTCAGCCCCTTCGCCGCCGCTCAGCTGATGCCAGGCGTTATTACCGAAAGCAACAACGGCGCCCAGGTGGGCGTCAGGGAATTTGGCCTGGAAGGAAGCCAGTTTATCGACGAATACTTTGCTGGCCGCACGCAGGGCATCCACATCCCCTTTTACATTGGCTTCAATCCAAATCGCCGCGCGGCAATGTTCTGGCAAAATGCCACTCTGAACCTGAGACATCGCTCCTCCTGAAATAAAGATGCCACGACAACGTGGCATTCATGGTGGCCATTATACCTGGATTTCAGCGAGTCGGTTTGTTCAGACGCAAATTACTGCTTCCAGATAATTTTGCTCACTTTCCAGTTTTTCAGCGTATCGTCAGACGGCATTAACCCTTCCGGACCGCTCCAGGTGCCGGTAAAGAGGTAACTGATGTGCTCGCTGCCTTCTGCTTTACACTCCACCGCCACGCTGTCGTCGGATGGCACGCTGGTGCAGTTGCCGAAGGCCTGTTTGTAGAGCGCGCTAAATGGTGTGCCCACTTTTACACCGCTTGTGGTCGGGATATCTTCGTCCATTACCGCAACCCGGTTTACCGTACCTTTATCGCCGTTAATCACCAGCGCCAGCGTGTCGCCTTTCAGCGCTTCGAAATAATGCACGATGGTACCATTTTCCGTTTTCATACCGCTACGCAAGCGATAGTCACTACTCAGCGCAGACTGAATAGCGTCCTGATCCAGCGCCGTCGACGCGGTGATTTTGCCCACGCCCTGCTCGGTCACTTCCGTTGAAGAACCAAACCAGTTCCACGGATAAGCAGCCGACCAGTTAATTGAGGAGAGCGTTGAACAGCCGGTTAATGCCAGCGGGAGAGCGCATAAAAGTAAACGCAGCGATTTCATTGAAACGTCCTTACTTGTTAAATCAACGCTTGTTGGAGTGCAGCATCGGCAAAAAGTGCCGCTTAATCTTTCTCGGGCGTAAAACAGGCGCGAAGACGGGGGTTAGTTAACAACCAAATCAGCGCCACGATATCCGCCACCAGCAACCCAATCCCCAGCCCGGTGAGCGGCTCGCCATAGAGCCAGAGCACAGGCTGCCAGCACAGAAGCGCAATTTGCGCCACAATCAGCAGCCAGCGAAGCGCCTGCCAGATTCGCGGGATAAGATGGCGTCGCCCACTGCACAGAAACGCCACGACCGCCGGCACGCCCGGTAGCAACCCCAGCCAAAAGGCGTCGTGATCGGGGTAAAAAAGCGTCAGCAGCGTATCGCCCTGCCCGCGTGATGCCGCGGCCATAACAAACAACACCCAGGTGCGTGCCTGCAAGAGCAAAACGCACCAGAACAAAAACGGCAGCCTGACACGCCCTTGCGCATCATAGTCTGCCGGATGGATCTCAGTACTCTTCATCTTCTATCAGGCGCTTACATAAACTCAACACATCAGAATGCTCATAACCCAGGCGCTCATACATGCCCAGCACCACGTCGTTATCTTCCCGCACCATGATCTGAATTTTCGGGCAGCCTCGGGCGATCAATTTCTTTTCCAGGCGATTGAGCAGCGCATTGGCGATACCGCGACCGCGGTATTCCGGGTGCACGCCCAGATAATAAGCTGAGCCGCGATGACCGTCGTAACCGCCCATCACCGTGCCAACGACTTCACCGTTCACTTCGGCAACCAGGAACAGACTGACGTCGTGATTCACCTTACGTTCAATGTCCATTTCCGGATCATTCCACGGACGCAACAAATCGCAGCGCTCCCAAAGGGTGACCACCTCTTCGAAATCTTCCTGGCGAAAAACGCGTATCTCCATGGTATTAACCGCCTTTTCAGGTTTAAAAACAGTGATTATGGCGCGAACGCCGTCAATAGCCAATAACCGGCGAAAATCCCACTAAAATTTGGCATAATGTCACTCTGTCACGTATTGAAATGAAAAGTAAAACAATTCTCAACAAGGACTGTCGTATCGTGAAACGCGATACGATATAACACCAGGACCCCAATTTTTTACAATTCAGGCCGCATGAGCACATTCAAACCATTAAAAGCACTCACATCGCGTCGTCAGGTTCTCAAAGCGGGGCTGGCGGCCTTAACGTTAACGGGCATCGCTTCACAGGCGCAGGCAAAAGAAGAGACCGCGCTGAAAACCAGTAACGGACACAGTAAGCCAAAAGCTAAAAAAGCGGGCGGGAAACGCATTGTCATGCTCGACCCGGGCCACGGTGGTATTGATACCGGCGCCATCGGTAAAAATGGCTCTAAAGAAAAACATGTCGTACTGGCGATTGCAAAAAATGTACGCGCAATTTTACGCAGCAACGGCATTGACGCCCGTCTGACGCGCTCTGGTGACACCTTTATCCCGCTCTACGATCGCGTAGAGATTGCCCATCAGCACGGCGCAGATCTGTTTATGTCGATTCACGCTGACGGTTTTACTAATCCCTCTGCGGCCGGGGCGTCGGTGTTTGCGCTCTCTAACCGTGGGGCCAGTAGCGCTATGGCGAAATACCTCTCAGACCGCGAAAACCGCGCGGATGAAGTCGCCGGGAAAAAAACCACTGACAAAGACCACCTGCTGCAACAGGTGCTGTTCGATTTAGTCCAGACCGACACCATTAAAAACAGCCTGACGCTCGGGTCGCATATTCTGAAAAAGATTAAGCCCGTCCACCGTCTGCACAGCAGTGGCACGGAACAAGCCGCGTTTGTGGTGCTGAAATCGCCGTCAATTCCGTCGGTGCTGGTCGAGACATCTTTTATTACTAACCCGGACGAAGAGCGTCTGCTTGGCACCACGGCGTTTCGCCAGAAAATCGCCAACGCGATCGCCTCCGGGATCATCAGTTATTTCAACTGGTTCGATAACCAGAAAGCGCACTCCAGGAAACGTTAATGAAACCCAATGCTGAGCGGGTAAAAGAATTTCTGCTGCACTTGCAGGATGAGATTTGCCAGAAACTGGCTGCCGTTGACGGCGGTGAATTTCAGGAAGATAACTGGCAGCGAGAAGCCGGTGGCGGCGGGCGCAGCCGCGTGCTGCGTAACGGCAGCATCTTTGAACAGGCGGGCGTCAATTTTTCTCACGTTCACGGAGATGCTATGCCCGCTTCTGCCACAGCGCATCGTCCTGAACTGGCAGGCCGCAGCTT encodes:
- the cysW gene encoding sulfate/thiosulfate ABC transporter permease CysW, encoding MAEVTQLKRYDAPRINWGKWFLIGAGVLVSAFILVVPTIYIFVQAFSKGLMPALENLANPDMLHAIWLTVLIALITVPVNLVFGTLLAWLVTRFNFPGRQLLLTLLDIPFAVSPVVAGLVYLLFYGSNGPLGGWLDEHNLQVMFAWPGMVLVTVFVTCPFVVRELVPVMLSQGSNEDEAAVLLGASGWQMFRRVTLPNIRWALLYGVVLTNARAIGEFGAVSVVSGSIRGETLSLPLQIELLQQDYNTVGSFTAAALLTLMAILTLFLKSVVQWRLENQEKRQHQEGNHEH
- the cysA gene encoding sulfate/thiosulfate ABC transporter ATP-binding protein CysA: MSIEIANIKKSFGRTQVLNDISLDIPSGQMVALLGPSGSGKTTLLRIIAGLEHQTSGHIRFHGTDVSRLHARDRKVGFVFQHYALFRHMTVFDNIAFGLTVLPRRERPDAATIKAKVTKLLEMVQLAHLADRFPAQLSGGQKQRVALARALAVEPQILLLDEPFGALDAQVRKELRRWLRQLHEELKFTSVFVTHDQEEAMEVADRVVVMSQGNIEQVDEPEQLWREPATRFVLEFMGEVNRLQGTIRGGQFHVGAHRWPLGYTSAHQGPVDLFLRPWEVDVSRRTSLDSPLPVQVLEASPKGHYTQLVVQPLGWYTEPLTVVMRDEEPPFRGERLFVGLQHARIYHGNERIETREDIALAESA
- a CDS encoding GNAT family acetyltransferase; protein product: MEIRVFRQEDFEEVVTLWERCDLLRPWNDPEMDIERKVNHDVSLFLVAEVNGEVVGTVMGGYDGHRGSAYYLGVHPEYRGRGIANALLNRLEKKLIARGCPKIQIMVREDNDVVLGMYERLGYEHSDVLSLCKRLIEDEEY
- the amiA gene encoding N-acetylmuramoyl-L-alanine amidase AmiA, yielding MSTFKPLKALTSRRQVLKAGLAALTLTGIASQAQAKEETALKTSNGHSKPKAKKAGGKRIVMLDPGHGGIDTGAIGKNGSKEKHVVLAIAKNVRAILRSNGIDARLTRSGDTFIPLYDRVEIAHQHGADLFMSIHADGFTNPSAAGASVFALSNRGASSAMAKYLSDRENRADEVAGKKTTDKDHLLQQVLFDLVQTDTIKNSLTLGSHILKKIKPVHRLHSSGTEQAAFVVLKSPSIPSVLVETSFITNPDEERLLGTTAFRQKIANAIASGIISYFNWFDNQKAHSRKR
- a CDS encoding DUF2919 domain-containing protein — encoded protein: MKSTEIHPADYDAQGRVRLPFLFWCVLLLQARTWVLFVMAAASRGQGDTLLTLFYPDHDAFWLGLLPGVPAVVAFLCSGRRHLIPRIWQALRWLLIVAQIALLCWQPVLWLYGEPLTGLGIGLLVADIVALIWLLTNPRLRACFTPEKD
- the cysT gene encoding sulfate/thiosulfate ABC transporter permease CysT — its product is MFAVSTKRVLPGFTLSLGTSLLYVCLILLLPLSALVMQLAQMSWAQYWEVVTNPQVVAAYKVTLLSAFVASIFNGVFGLLMAWILTRYRFPGRTLLDALMDLPFALPTAVAGLTLASLFSVNGFYGEWLAKFDIKVTYTWLGIAVAMAFTSIPFVVRTVQPVLEELGPEYEEAAETLGATRWQSFRKVVLPELSPALMAGVALSFTRSLGEFGAVIFIAGNIAWKTEVTSLMIFIRLQEFDYPAASAIASVILAASLLLLYSINTLQSRFGRRVVGH
- a CDS encoding Dyp-type peroxidase is translated as MSQVQSGILPEHCRAAIWIEANVKGDVDALRAASKVFVDKLASFQAKFPDAHLGAVVAFGNNAWHQLSGGEGAEELKDFIPYGKGLAPATQYDVLIHILSLRHDVNFSVAQAAVAAFGDSIDVQEEVHGFRWVEERDLSGFVDGTENPAGEETRREVAVIKDGVDAGGSYVFVQRWEHNLNQLNRMSVHDQEMMIGRTKEANEEIDGDDRPVTSHLTRVDLKEDGKGLKIVRQSLPYGTASGTHGLYFCAYCARLYNIEQQLLSMFGDTDGKRDAMLRFTKPVTGGYYFAPSVERLLAL
- a CDS encoding RpoE-regulated lipoprotein, which produces MKSLRLLLCALPLALTGCSTLSSINWSAAYPWNWFGSSTEVTEQGVGKITASTALDQDAIQSALSSDYRLRSGMKTENGTIVHYFEALKGDTLALVINGDKGTVNRVAVMDEDIPTTSGVKVGTPFSALYKQAFGNCTSVPSDDSVAVECKAEGSEHISYLFTGTWSGPEGLMPSDDTLKNWKVSKIIWKQ
- a CDS encoding sulfate ABC transporter substrate-binding protein — its product is MAVTVLKKGSLALAGLLLVAQAQATELLNSSYDVSRELFAALNPPFEQQWAKENNGDKLTIKQSHAGSSKQALAILQGLKADVVTYNQVTDVQILHDKGKLLPADWQSRLPNNSSPFYSTMGFLVRKGNPKNIHDWNDLVRSDVKLIFPNPKTSGNARYTYLAAWGAADKADGNDKAKTEQFMTQFLKNVEVFDTGGRGATTTFAERGLGDVLISFESEVNNIRKQYEAQGFEVVIPKTNILAEFPVAWVDKNVAANGTEKAAKAYLNYLYSPQAQTVITDYYYRVNNPEVMNKLKDKFPQTELFRVEDHFGSWPDVMKTHFASGGELDKLLAAGHK